In Arcobacter ellisii, a genomic segment contains:
- a CDS encoding phosphate/phosphite/phosphonate ABC transporter substrate-binding protein, which translates to MIKKLILILFILFFFNSCEDTSIKYSPTYQKDKVIIDKKVYIFGVHPLYNPKHLFEIYQPLVDYLNKNLKDVRIELEASRNYDSFNEKLSLKHFDFALPNPYQTLESLKYGYKVFAKMAGDENFRGIILARKDSDIKSFEDVKGKKISYPASTALAATLLPQYFLYENGIDVNKDIENIYVGSQESALMNIYLKTTDLCATWTQPWEKFKKERPEIANEMKVLWETKSLPNNALVAKEDMPKELVEKISKLILELNTNPEGELILYRINLTHFEKADENTYNIVKDFITDFEQNIREIK; encoded by the coding sequence ATGATAAAAAAATTAATTTTAATACTTTTTATATTGTTTTTTTTTAATTCATGTGAGGATACTTCAATAAAGTATTCTCCCACATACCAAAAAGATAAAGTAATTATTGATAAAAAAGTATATATTTTTGGTGTTCATCCTTTATATAATCCAAAACATCTTTTTGAAATTTATCAACCTTTGGTTGACTATCTAAATAAAAATTTAAAAGATGTTAGAATTGAGTTAGAAGCTTCTAGAAATTACGACTCTTTTAATGAAAAATTATCTTTAAAACATTTTGATTTTGCTCTACCAAATCCTTATCAAACTTTAGAGTCTTTAAAATATGGATATAAAGTTTTCGCAAAAATGGCAGGAGATGAGAATTTTCGAGGAATAATTTTAGCAAGAAAAGATAGTGATATAAAAAGCTTTGAAGATGTAAAAGGAAAAAAAATAAGTTATCCTGCTTCAACTGCACTTGCAGCGACACTTTTACCTCAATATTTTTTATATGAAAATGGAATAGATGTAAATAAAGATATTGAAAATATTTATGTTGGTTCACAAGAATCAGCTTTGATGAATATCTATTTAAAAACAACCGATTTGTGTGCAACTTGGACTCAACCTTGGGAAAAATTTAAAAAGGAAAGACCTGAAATCGCAAATGAAATGAAAGTATTATGGGAGACAAAAAGTTTACCAAATAATGCTTTAGTTGCAAAAGAGGATATGCCAAAAGAGTTAGTAGAAAAGATTAGTAAATTAATTCTTGAATTAAATACAAATCCTGAAGGAGAATTGATTCTTTATAGAATAAATTTGACACATTTTGAAAAAGCAGATGAAAATACTTATAATATTGTTAAAGATTTTATAACTGATTTTGAACAAAATATTAGGGAAATAAAATGA
- a CDS encoding winged helix-turn-helix transcriptional regulator — MYYINDKEYRCTVAVTLDIFNDRWKLGIIWHLLDGEKRFKELHETISEITQKTLTVKLKELEEKNIIHREVYAEVPPKVVYSLTKAGENLRPVLEEMHKWGIDYVKEFGKITSDNPCPNTFCD, encoded by the coding sequence ATGTATTATATAAATGATAAAGAATATAGATGTACTGTTGCTGTAACACTAGATATTTTTAATGATAGATGGAAATTAGGAATTATTTGGCACTTACTTGATGGAGAAAAAAGATTTAAAGAGTTACATGAAACAATTAGTGAAATAACTCAAAAAACTTTAACCGTGAAATTAAAAGAGTTAGAAGAAAAAAATATTATTCACAGAGAAGTTTATGCTGAAGTTCCACCAAAAGTTGTTTATAGTTTAACAAAAGCAGGAGAAAATTTAAGACCTGTTCTTGAAGAGATGCATAAATGGGGAATTGATTATGTAAAAGAGTTTGGGAAAATAACATCTGATAACCCTTGCCCAAATACTTTTTGTGACTAA
- a CDS encoding ATP-binding protein, which produces MIEKIKTFYLKSIKRRLIITITLTHIILMSVFVYDLLSEQKNFLYTQNIKQVKSLTKSVAQNSVLWILSNDYIGLEELISSISKYPNLEYAMILNKEGKIIAHNDKEYINLYLSDDLSLAFLLSKKIEPYMLVQNDEIIDYIMPIFRENQHIAWVRIALNQNEISQNLEQIFYEAILFILIAIIIGYLFSYFLATNITKDLYTLIKVATQTATGNRNQRADIKREDELGILSNEINKMLDKIEENEKQLEISNKELEKDIVKLELMDSKLTQLNRDLEKKVEEKTYELKKLNENLKKEIKEEVEQNRQKDNMLFQQSKMASMGEMIENIAHQWRQPLSFISTSASGIKLNKEYDTLTDELLNEAVDNIMNSTKFLSNTIDDFRDFYRVDKIKEKFNIKDVLNKTLKLTSSRFTNRAIKVIEDCEDVTILGFENELVQVFINILNNARDVLEELPYEERFIFVTIKKIENEAYISLKDNANGIEPTILEKIFDPYFTTKGSDKGTGIGLFMSREIIEKHFHGKIIAQNETYIYNKKEYKGANFIITIPF; this is translated from the coding sequence ATGATAGAAAAAATCAAAACATTTTATTTAAAATCTATAAAAAGAAGATTGATTATTACCATTACTTTAACTCATATTATTTTAATGAGTGTTTTTGTTTATGATTTATTAAGTGAACAAAAAAATTTTTTATATACCCAAAATATAAAACAAGTTAAAAGTTTGACAAAAAGTGTTGCTCAAAATTCTGTTTTATGGATATTATCAAATGATTATATAGGTTTAGAAGAGTTGATTTCTTCAATCTCAAAATATCCAAATTTGGAATATGCAATGATTTTAAATAAAGAAGGAAAAATTATCGCTCACAATGATAAAGAGTATATAAATTTATATTTATCAGATGATTTAAGTTTAGCCTTTTTATTATCAAAAAAAATAGAACCATATATGCTTGTTCAAAATGATGAAATAATAGATTATATAATGCCTATTTTTAGGGAAAATCAACATATCGCTTGGGTAAGAATTGCTTTAAATCAAAATGAAATTTCTCAAAATTTAGAACAAATTTTTTATGAAGCGATTTTATTTATATTAATTGCAATAATTATTGGATATCTTTTTTCTTATTTTTTAGCAACAAATATTACAAAAGATTTATATACTTTAATAAAAGTTGCAACTCAAACAGCAACAGGAAATAGAAATCAAAGGGCTGATATTAAAAGAGAAGATGAGTTGGGTATTTTATCAAATGAGATAAATAAAATGCTTGATAAGATTGAAGAAAATGAAAAACAACTTGAAATTTCAAATAAAGAGTTGGAAAAAGATATTGTAAAACTTGAGTTGATGGATAGCAAATTAACCCAATTAAACAGAGATTTAGAAAAAAAAGTTGAAGAAAAAACTTATGAATTAAAAAAATTAAATGAAAATCTTAAAAAAGAGATAAAAGAGGAAGTTGAACAAAATAGACAAAAAGATAATATGCTTTTCCAACAATCAAAAATGGCTTCAATGGGAGAAATGATTGAAAATATAGCACATCAATGGAGACAGCCATTAAGTTTTATTTCAACAAGTGCTAGTGGAATAAAATTAAATAAAGAGTATGACACTTTAACTGATGAACTTTTAAATGAAGCTGTTGATAATATTATGAATAGTACAAAATTTTTATCAAATACAATTGATGATTTTAGAGATTTTTATAGAGTTGATAAAATCAAAGAAAAATTTAATATAAAAGATGTTTTAAATAAAACATTAAAATTAACAAGTTCTAGATTTACAAATAGGGCGATAAAAGTTATTGAAGATTGTGAAGATGTGACAATTCTTGGTTTTGAAAATGAATTAGTACAAGTTTTTATAAATATTTTAAATAATGCAAGAGATGTTTTAGAAGAGTTACCATATGAAGAGAGATTTATTTTTGTAACTATTAAAAAAATAGAAAATGAGGCTTATATTTCGTTAAAAGATAATGCAAATGGAATTGAACCAACTATTTTAGAAAAAATATTTGACCCATATTTTACAACTAAAGGTTCAGATAAAGGTACAGGAATTGGATTATTTATGTCAAGAGAGATAATTGAAAAACATTTTCATGGAAAAATAATAGCTCAAAATGAAACATATATTTATAATAAAAAAGAGTACAAAGGAGCTAACTTTATAATTACAATTCCTTTTTAA
- a CDS encoding NAD(P)H-dependent oxidoreductase: MKKVLILNGHQYYDVVAKGELTQHYIDTANDFFLKNGFEVKHTHIEKGYDVEEECQKFEWADYVLFQYPVYWMGVPWITKKYFDETFTQGRHYTSDGRSRSDESKTYGTGGLLKGKKYMLSVTYNCPTSEFDNPKGFFDGLSLDQAHIATHKTFQFCGLEPLKTYSVHDIFKGDLDLKKELEKFEAVLTENFL, from the coding sequence ATGAAAAAAGTTCTAATTTTAAATGGTCATCAATATTATGATGTAGTAGCAAAGGGTGAATTAACTCAACACTATATAGATACTGCAAATGATTTTTTTCTTAAAAATGGTTTTGAAGTAAAACATACACATATTGAAAAAGGTTATGATGTAGAAGAAGAGTGCCAAAAATTTGAATGGGCTGATTATGTTTTATTTCAATATCCAGTTTATTGGATGGGTGTTCCTTGGATAACAAAAAAATATTTTGATGAAACATTTACTCAAGGAAGACATTACACAAGTGATGGAAGAAGTAGAAGTGATGAGAGTAAAACTTATGGAACAGGAGGATTATTAAAAGGTAAAAAATATATGTTAAGTGTAACTTATAATTGTCCAACAAGTGAATTTGATAATCCAAAAGGTTTTTTTGATGGTTTATCTTTAGACCAAGCACATATTGCAACTCACAAAACTTTCCAATTTTGTGGACTAGAGCCACTTAAAACTTATTCAGTTCATGATATTTTTAAAGGTGATTTAGATTTAAAAAAAGAGTTAGAGAAATTTGAAGCAGTTTTAACTGAAAACTTTTTATAG
- a CDS encoding nitroreductase: protein MTVIESLKKRKSVRAFTNKEVEVEKIETIFEAAILCPTGVNMQPFEVCVVSGDKKLEIENKMIKAFDNNQKEKMDYQYYPSEWVEPFKSRRKEMGLLLYSTLDIKKEDKQRQIEQWKANYKAFGAPTVIYFFMDSSLEKGSYIDYGIFLQSIMLVATELGLATCPMASLAEFPTIVKNELNISKDKILVCGMAIGYEDETEKINSFKTQRIKLEEFIKFYE from the coding sequence ATGACTGTAATAGAAAGTTTAAAAAAAAGAAAATCTGTAAGAGCATTTACAAATAAAGAAGTTGAAGTAGAAAAAATTGAAACAATATTTGAAGCAGCTATTTTATGTCCTACAGGTGTTAATATGCAACCTTTTGAAGTTTGTGTAGTAAGTGGAGATAAAAAACTTGAAATTGAAAATAAGATGATTAAAGCATTTGATAATAATCAAAAAGAAAAGATGGATTATCAGTATTATCCTTCAGAGTGGGTTGAGCCTTTTAAAAGTAGAAGAAAAGAAATGGGTTTACTTTTATACAGTACTTTGGACATAAAAAAAGAGGATAAACAAAGACAAATAGAACAATGGAAAGCTAATTATAAAGCTTTTGGAGCACCTACTGTTATCTATTTCTTTATGGATTCTTCTTTAGAAAAAGGTTCTTATATTGATTATGGAATATTTTTACAATCAATTATGTTAGTAGCGACAGAACTTGGACTTGCAACTTGTCCTATGGCTTCACTTGCAGAATTCCCAACTATTGTAAAAAATGAATTAAATATTTCAAAAGATAAGATTTTAGTTTGTGGAATGGCAATTGGTTATGAAGATGAAACTGAAAAAATAAATAGTTTTAAAACACAAAGAATTAAATTAGAAGAATTCATAAAGTTTTATGAATAA
- a CDS encoding NADH:flavin oxidoreductase/NADH oxidase has product MSLLLKSANIGVLELKNRVVMPPMCMYKSDESGEIKDFHKYHYVSRALGGVGFIIVEATAIEPKGRISSNDLGLWDDSLIEKHKQLNKDIHSFGAKTAIQIAHAGRKSIVTDSTPIAPSSIAFSKEAPYKLPKEVSIEEIKDIKELFIKAAFRAKEADYDAIELHAAHGYLLCEFLSPISNNRTDIYGGTLENRCRLVLEIATEIKQKLDLPLIVRISADEWMSGGWNIEDSIYLSKELEKIGVDAIHVSSGGNLEKPDNAPTIQPLYQSSWAKKIKENVNIPVIAVGLITTAIEGEYLLENSTCDFVAYGRELLRNPNFVFYAANEFKEKEKINSSYQRAFV; this is encoded by the coding sequence ATGAGCCTATTATTAAAAAGTGCAAATATTGGAGTATTAGAGTTAAAAAATAGAGTTGTAATGCCACCTATGTGTATGTATAAAAGTGATGAGAGTGGAGAAATAAAAGATTTTCATAAATATCACTATGTATCAAGAGCTTTAGGTGGAGTTGGATTTATTATAGTTGAAGCAACTGCAATTGAGCCAAAAGGAAGAATTTCATCAAATGATTTAGGTCTTTGGGATGATTCTTTAATAGAAAAACATAAACAATTAAACAAAGATATACACTCTTTTGGTGCAAAAACAGCAATTCAAATTGCCCACGCAGGAAGAAAATCAATTGTAACTGATTCAACTCCAATAGCTCCAAGTTCAATTGCATTTTCAAAAGAGGCTCCATATAAACTTCCAAAAGAAGTTTCAATAGAAGAGATAAAAGATATTAAAGAACTATTTATAAAAGCAGCTTTTAGAGCAAAAGAGGCAGATTATGACGCTATTGAACTTCATGCAGCTCATGGCTATTTATTATGTGAGTTTTTATCACCAATTTCAAATAATAGAACAGATATTTATGGTGGAACTTTAGAGAATAGATGTAGATTAGTTTTAGAAATAGCCACTGAGATTAAACAAAAATTAGATTTGCCTTTGATTGTTAGAATTAGTGCAGATGAGTGGATGAGTGGAGGTTGGAATATTGAAGATTCTATTTATTTATCAAAAGAGTTAGAAAAAATTGGTGTTGATGCAATTCATGTATCAAGTGGTGGAAATTTAGAAAAACCAGATAACGCTCCAACAATTCAACCTTTATATCAATCTTCTTGGGCAAAAAAAATAAAAGAAAATGTAAACATTCCTGTTATTGCAGTTGGATTAATTACAACAGCAATTGAAGGAGAATATTTACTTGAAAATAGTACTTGTGATTTTGTTGCATACGGTAGAGAGTTACTTAGAAATCCAAATTTTGTATTTTATGCAGCAAATGAGTTTAAAGAAAAAGAGAAAATAAATAGTTCTTATCAAAGAGCTTTTGTATAA
- a CDS encoding LysE family translocator has protein sequence MDILFFLSYCMLITIAPGPANIVILSTVQNDSVKKAIEFCYGATLAFGIILVLSVISNSILTKYIPNILIFMQIIGTIYILYLAYLIFNMDLANTNKKEVGSFKTGFLMQFINPKVVIFCLTIFPSFIMPYYSSIYELLVFAFVITIIGAIAFFSWIIFGKLLKSFLQRYKKSTNIVLSLFLVYCAYMISGIEKFLY, from the coding sequence ATGGATATTTTATTCTTCTTGTCATATTGTATGCTAATAACAATAGCACCTGGTCCAGCAAATATTGTAATTTTATCAACTGTTCAAAATGATAGTGTAAAAAAAGCAATTGAATTTTGTTATGGTGCTACTTTAGCTTTTGGGATTATTTTAGTTTTATCTGTTATTTCAAACTCAATTCTTACTAAATACATACCAAATATACTTATTTTTATGCAAATTATTGGAACAATTTATATACTTTATTTAGCATATTTAATTTTTAATATGGATTTAGCAAATACAAATAAAAAAGAAGTCGGTTCTTTTAAAACTGGATTTTTAATGCAATTTATTAATCCTAAAGTAGTGATTTTTTGTTTAACTATTTTTCCAAGTTTTATAATGCCATATTATAGTTCTATTTATGAATTATTAGTATTTGCATTTGTTATTACTATAATTGGAGCAATTGCATTCTTTTCTTGGATTATATTTGGGAAATTATTAAAAAGTTTTTTACAAAGATATAAAAAATCCACTAATATCGTTTTATCTCTATTCTTAGTTTATTGTGCTTACATGATTTCAGGAATTGAAAAGTTTTTATATTAA
- a CDS encoding Fic/DOC family protein, whose translation MKYYPPSNHIYYENSDVPINKLEIKELEILTEIEKELLVRAYEKLHNELNENINFDEKYLCKVHETIFAPLYTWAGKYRTVNISKEIFTKLKNDNFLKNYEDTSKKSEFIDKLSFYICELNVLHPFNEGNGRTLRLFFDMIVTYNGYEYINYEEALENNEYINASIDCMIADCEKIKNIITKGLQKSTL comes from the coding sequence ATGAAATATTATCCACCTTCAAATCACATTTACTATGAAAATAGTGATGTTCCTATAAATAAACTAGAAATCAAAGAACTTGAAATACTAACTGAAATTGAAAAAGAGTTATTAGTTAGAGCTTATGAAAAACTTCACAATGAATTGAATGAAAACATTAACTTCGATGAAAAATATTTATGTAAAGTTCATGAAACAATTTTTGCACCTTTATATACTTGGGCAGGAAAATATAGAACTGTAAATATTTCAAAAGAGATATTTACAAAATTAAAAAATGACAATTTTCTAAAGAACTATGAAGATACTTCAAAAAAATCTGAATTTATAGATAAACTATCTTTTTATATTTGTGAACTAAATGTTCTACATCCTTTCAATGAAGGAAATGGAAGAACTTTGAGATTATTCTTTGATATGATAGTTACATATAATGGTTATGAATATATTAATTATGAAGAAGCACTAGAAAATAATGAATACATAAATGCATCAATTGATTGTATGATTGCAGATTGTGAAAAAATTAAAAATATAATAACAAAAGGTTTACAAAAATCTACTCTCTAA
- a CDS encoding IS3 family transposase (programmed frameshift) — protein MGRREYSEEFRRDAVKQVVENGYGIVETAERLGVHHDSLRNWIRKYQSPEAEVETKKFQDTQAEIKRLQKELKRVTEERDILKKGRSVLCKQPKLKYAFIKVHEIQYTIRRMCTVLKVHPSGYYKWLKQPISNLEKENQELLIEIKKAYKESNGIYGYRNIHKDLKASNIHVNKKRVARLMKEAKLCGIGNYKRRPKYKAGSIHKAHPNHLKQCFISQTPNESWVSDITYIRTHEGWIYLAIILDLFSRKIIGWATSHRITTDLIIQALKNTKYRIPKDGVILHSDQGSQYSSYEYKTFLKHHNITPSMSRRGNCYDNAVAESFFKTLKKELVRKTIFRTREEARDKIFEYIEMFYNSKRRHSYLGFISPNEFEKRYNENVTQPEVLTD, from the exons ATGGGAAGAAGAGAATATAGTGAAGAGTTTAGAAGGGATGCTGTAAAACAAGTTGTTGAGAATGGATATGGGATTGTTGAAACAGCTGAGAGATTAGGTGTACATCATGATTCTTTGAGAAATTGGATAAGAAAGTACCAATCACCTGAAGCAGAAGTAGAAACAAAAAAGTTTCAAGATACACAAGCTGAAATAAAAAGATTACAAAAAGAGCTAAAAAGAGTTACAGAAGAACGAGATATATTAAAAAAGG GCCGCAGCGTACTTTGCAAGCAACCCAAATTAAAGTACGCATTTATTAAAGTGCATGAAATACAGTACACAATAAGAAGAATGTGTACTGTGTTAAAAGTTCATCCAAGTGGGTATTATAAATGGTTAAAACAACCTATTTCAAATCTTGAAAAAGAGAATCAAGAACTTCTTATTGAAATAAAAAAAGCATATAAAGAATCAAATGGAATTTATGGTTATAGAAATATTCATAAGGATTTGAAAGCTTCAAATATTCATGTAAATAAAAAAAGAGTTGCAAGATTAATGAAAGAAGCAAAACTTTGTGGAATAGGAAATTATAAAAGAAGACCTAAGTATAAAGCAGGTTCAATTCATAAAGCTCATCCAAATCATTTAAAACAATGTTTTATATCACAAACTCCAAATGAATCATGGGTAAGTGATATAACTTATATAAGAACTCATGAAGGATGGATATATCTTGCAATTATCTTAGATTTATTTTCAAGGAAAATTATAGGATGGGCAACAAGTCATAGAATTACAACAGATTTAATAATTCAAGCATTAAAAAATACTAAATATAGAATTCCAAAAGATGGAGTAATTTTACATTCAGATCAAGGGAGTCAATATAGCTCATATGAATATAAAACTTTTTTAAAACATCATAACATCACACCAAGTATGAGTAGAAGAGGAAATTGTTATGATAATGCAGTTGCAGAAAGTTTTTTTAAAACATTAAAAAAAGAGTTAGTAAGAAAAACCATTTTTAGAACAAGAGAAGAAGCAAGAGATAAAATATTTGAATATATTGAGATGTTTTATAATTCAAAAAGAAGACATAGTTATTTAGGTTTTATAAGTCCAAATGAATTTGAGAAAAGGTACAATGAAAATGTTACTCAACCTGAGGTGTTAACTGATTAA
- a CDS encoding NAD(P)H-dependent oxidoreductase has translation MEKTFMEAMDFRHACKIFDETKKIRDEDMKFILEVARKSPSSFGQEGWKFLVITNEELKAKLRPFCWDQPQVTTCSHLVVILAAIDAVKPESGIPATRFARREMPQEKKDFYNKLYKDHLTVTKVLDSDENVYSWTARQTYIAAGNMMTAAAIKGIDSCPIEGFDKAKVEEVLGLDTKKFQLAMVLPFGYRINPQSTQIRLPFEEVVEFIK, from the coding sequence ATGGAAAAAACATTTATGGAAGCTATGGATTTTAGACATGCTTGTAAGATTTTTGATGAAACAAAAAAAATCAGAGATGAAGATATGAAATTTATTTTAGAAGTAGCAAGAAAAAGTCCTAGTTCTTTTGGTCAAGAAGGTTGGAAGTTTTTAGTTATTACAAATGAAGAGTTAAAAGCAAAATTAAGACCATTTTGTTGGGATCAACCACAAGTTACAACTTGTTCTCATTTAGTTGTTATACTTGCTGCAATTGATGCTGTTAAACCAGAATCAGGAATTCCAGCAACTAGATTTGCAAGACGAGAAATGCCTCAAGAGAAAAAAGATTTTTATAATAAATTATATAAAGACCACTTAACAGTTACAAAAGTTTTAGATAGTGATGAAAATGTTTATTCTTGGACTGCAAGACAAACTTATATAGCTGCAGGAAATATGATGACAGCTGCTGCTATTAAAGGAATTGATTCTTGTCCAATCGAAGGATTTGATAAAGCAAAAGTTGAAGAAGTTTTAGGACTTGATACTAAAAAATTCCAATTAGCAATGGTTTTACCTTTTGGTTATAGAATAAATCCTCAATCAACTCAAATTAGATTACCTTTTGAAGAAGTAGTAGAATTTATAAAATAA
- the istB gene encoding IS21-like element helper ATPase IstB, producing MNMIKNLLLTLNMKGAIQEYHSQNENPESYNLTFDERLCLMLESEILYKDNRRIHNAMKKAKFKKPIATLSSVDLHTKRGLEPIRFKELSKCEFIKQKQNIVITGPTGMGKSFLSEALGKEAIYRGYTVRYFWISELIEEVHIQRDLDKYSKYLDNLKKIDLLIIDDFGARPLSIDDESILFEVIGVREDIASIIFASQVPVENWVSCMKNKTLADAIVDRLTHGSIKIELYGDSMRKNKLKK from the coding sequence ATGAATATGATTAAAAACTTACTTCTAACATTAAATATGAAAGGTGCTATACAAGAATATCATAGTCAAAATGAAAATCCAGAATCTTATAATTTAACTTTCGATGAACGTTTATGTTTAATGCTAGAATCAGAAATATTATATAAAGATAATAGAAGAATCCATAATGCAATGAAAAAAGCTAAATTCAAAAAGCCAATAGCTACCTTATCATCTGTAGATTTACATACAAAAAGAGGATTAGAACCAATAAGATTTAAAGAATTATCAAAATGTGAGTTTATAAAACAAAAACAAAATATTGTTATAACTGGACCAACAGGAATGGGTAAAAGTTTTTTATCTGAAGCATTAGGAAAAGAAGCAATTTATAGAGGTTATACGGTAAGATATTTTTGGATAAGTGAATTAATTGAAGAAGTTCATATTCAAAGAGATTTAGATAAATATTCTAAATATTTAGATAATTTAAAAAAAATAGATTTATTAATAATAGATGATTTTGGAGCTAGACCATTAAGCATTGATGATGAAAGTATATTATTTGAAGTAATTGGGGTTAGAGAAGATATTGCTTCAATAATTTTTGCATCACAAGTTCCAGTTGAAAATTGGGTGTCTTGTATGAAAAATAAAACGTTAGCTGATGCAATTGTTGATAGATTAACACATGGTTCAATTAAAATTGAATTATATGGTGATAGTATGAGAAAAAATAAATTAAAAAAATGA
- a CDS encoding putative quinol monooxygenase → MKNIVIVATIKVKEAFKEEVYNELLKLHKATHEFDEGCIQYDLHKDLSDDFSFTFVETWESQDFLSLHEEKEHFKTFVSKIENKIEGLTINKLEKLEI, encoded by the coding sequence ATGAAAAATATAGTAATAGTTGCAACAATAAAAGTAAAAGAAGCTTTTAAAGAGGAAGTTTATAATGAACTTTTAAAACTTCATAAAGCAACTCATGAATTTGATGAAGGTTGTATTCAGTATGATTTACATAAAGATTTAAGTGATGATTTTAGTTTTACTTTTGTAGAGACTTGGGAAAGTCAAGACTTTTTGTCTTTACATGAAGAAAAAGAGCATTTTAAAACTTTTGTATCAAAAATTGAAAACAAAATAGAGGGATTAACAATCAACAAATTAGAAAAATTAGAAATCTAA
- a CDS encoding winged helix-turn-helix domain-containing protein — translation MDTIFIDTQDKKNKSILVISDDLIYMDKLKKEVSLTFDFTFFENNKFYLLNSVINNFDVIIFDNSNNDLKKFLDVFKLTKSYNFNIPIILLEKDVKQDLSLYKIINVYSILQKPVSVEFLLNTIELCINFLNTNKKVQFENGYYFDITREELFHGKKIIKLTRTEKKLINLLAKNPNSLVTYEDIANVVWKGKVFSKYSLRNVINHIREKTDDTFIRNYSNRGYILNSI, via the coding sequence ATGGATACTATTTTTATAGATACACAAGATAAAAAAAACAAGTCTATATTAGTTATAAGTGATGATTTAATTTATATGGATAAATTAAAGAAAGAAGTTAGTTTAACTTTCGATTTTACTTTTTTTGAAAACAACAAATTCTATTTATTAAATAGTGTGATTAACAATTTTGATGTAATCATCTTTGATAATAGTAATAATGACTTGAAAAAATTTTTAGATGTGTTTAAACTTACAAAATCTTATAATTTTAATATACCTATAATTTTATTGGAGAAAGATGTAAAACAAGATTTATCTTTATATAAAATTATTAATGTTTATTCAATTTTACAAAAACCTGTTAGTGTAGAATTTTTATTAAATACTATTGAATTGTGCATAAACTTTTTAAATACAAATAAAAAGGTGCAGTTTGAAAATGGTTACTATTTTGATATTACAAGAGAAGAGCTATTTCATGGTAAAAAGATAATAAAACTAACAAGAACAGAAAAAAAATTGATTAACTTATTAGCTAAAAATCCAAACTCTTTAGTAACTTATGAAGATATTGCAAATGTAGTTTGGAAAGGAAAAGTTTTTTCAAAATACTCTTTACGAAACGTTATTAATCATATTAGAGAAAAAACAGATGATACATTTATTAGAAATTATTCAAATAGAGGGTATATATTAAATAGCATCTAG